A genomic window from Raphanus sativus cultivar WK10039 unplaced genomic scaffold, ASM80110v3 Scaffold0921, whole genome shotgun sequence includes:
- the LOC130503316 gene encoding two-component response regulator ARR15-like isoform X1, with translation MAVGDLSSSPSSSPELHVLAVDDSFVDRKVIERLLRISACKVTTVESGTRALQYLGLDGDKGSSAPKVLFLSSRPLCFLDLKVNLIVTDYSMPGLTGYELLKKIKESSALREIPVVIMSSENIQPRIEECMTGGAEDFLLKPVKLADVKRLKELIMRSGVAEEEDKSKHSCPNRMLQNNTDSSTSTSSSSHDVYSLDDDTPSSKRMKLESRAHD, from the exons ATGGCAGTAGGAGATTTatcatcttctccttcttcttccccGGAGTTGCATGTTCTCGCTGTGGATGATAGTTTTGTGGACCGTAAGGTTATCGAGAGATTGCTTAGGATCTCTGCTTGTAAAG TGACCACTGTTGAGAGTGGGACTAGGGCTCTTCAGTATCTTGGCCTAGATGGAGATAAAGGATCTTCTGCTCCTAAAGTACTGTTTCTTTCTTCGAGACCTCTCTGTTTTCTT GATTTGAAGGTGAATTTGATAGTGACAGATTACTCTATGCCAGGACTAACAGGATATGAACTACTGAAGAAGATCAAA GAGTCATctgcattaagagagataccagTAGTGATAATGTCCTCTGAGAATATACAACCTCGTATAGAAGA ATGTATGACAGGAGGAGCAGAGGATTTTCTGCTAAAACCGGTGAAGTTAGCAGACGTGAAGCGGTTAAAAGAACTTATAATGAGAAGTGGTgtagctgaagaagaagataaatccAAGCACTCTTGTCCTAATAGAATGCTACAAAACAACACTGATTCATcaacatcaacatcatcatcgtCTCATGATGTTTACTCTCTGGATGATGACACTCCATCTTCCAAGCGAATGAAACTAGAATCTAGGGCTCATGATTGA
- the LOC130503316 gene encoding two-component response regulator ARR15-like isoform X2 gives MAVGDLSSSPSSSPELHVLAVDDSFVDRKVIERLLRISACKVTTVESGTRALQYLGLDGDKGSSAPKDLKVNLIVTDYSMPGLTGYELLKKIKESSALREIPVVIMSSENIQPRIEECMTGGAEDFLLKPVKLADVKRLKELIMRSGVAEEEDKSKHSCPNRMLQNNTDSSTSTSSSSHDVYSLDDDTPSSKRMKLESRAHD, from the exons ATGGCAGTAGGAGATTTatcatcttctccttcttcttccccGGAGTTGCATGTTCTCGCTGTGGATGATAGTTTTGTGGACCGTAAGGTTATCGAGAGATTGCTTAGGATCTCTGCTTGTAAAG TGACCACTGTTGAGAGTGGGACTAGGGCTCTTCAGTATCTTGGCCTAGATGGAGATAAAGGATCTTCTGCTCCTAAA GATTTGAAGGTGAATTTGATAGTGACAGATTACTCTATGCCAGGACTAACAGGATATGAACTACTGAAGAAGATCAAA GAGTCATctgcattaagagagataccagTAGTGATAATGTCCTCTGAGAATATACAACCTCGTATAGAAGA ATGTATGACAGGAGGAGCAGAGGATTTTCTGCTAAAACCGGTGAAGTTAGCAGACGTGAAGCGGTTAAAAGAACTTATAATGAGAAGTGGTgtagctgaagaagaagataaatccAAGCACTCTTGTCCTAATAGAATGCTACAAAACAACACTGATTCATcaacatcaacatcatcatcgtCTCATGATGTTTACTCTCTGGATGATGACACTCCATCTTCCAAGCGAATGAAACTAGAATCTAGGGCTCATGATTGA
- the LOC130503316 gene encoding two-component response regulator ARR15-like isoform X3 has translation MAVGDLSSSPSSSPELHVLAVDDSFVDRKVIERLLRISACKVTTVESGTRALQYLGLDGDKGSSAPKVLFLSSRPLCFLDLKVNLIVTDYSMPGLTGYELLKKIKESSALREIPVVIMSSENIQPRIEEQMYDRRSRGFSAKTGEVSRREAVKRTYNEKWCS, from the exons ATGGCAGTAGGAGATTTatcatcttctccttcttcttccccGGAGTTGCATGTTCTCGCTGTGGATGATAGTTTTGTGGACCGTAAGGTTATCGAGAGATTGCTTAGGATCTCTGCTTGTAAAG TGACCACTGTTGAGAGTGGGACTAGGGCTCTTCAGTATCTTGGCCTAGATGGAGATAAAGGATCTTCTGCTCCTAAAGTACTGTTTCTTTCTTCGAGACCTCTCTGTTTTCTT GATTTGAAGGTGAATTTGATAGTGACAGATTACTCTATGCCAGGACTAACAGGATATGAACTACTGAAGAAGATCAAA GAGTCATctgcattaagagagataccagTAGTGATAATGTCCTCTGAGAATATACAACCTCGTATAGAAGAGCAA ATGTATGACAGGAGGAGCAGAGGATTTTCTGCTAAAACCGGTGAAGTTAGCAGACGTGAAGCGGTTAAAAGAACTTATAATGAGAAGTGGTgtagctga
- the LOC130503318 gene encoding probable myosin-binding protein 6 — protein MIIQLLCFFLFLFLLLQVTMSKRSFKKFLEQKLGSLPQFLIYSVLEWTLITILFIDGVLSFLSNQYARFFELKTPCLLCTRIDHVLVPRDPHFYYNDSICDSHKKKVSSLAYCHVHKKLSEIKHMCEGCLLSFVTEKESDSDTYKSLIGILHKDLELLTDDERKLPLVLKKDDKFVQTTTNLMDYKTSNKNISLKQHCSCCGELLKRNSSFLSPAPSPPPRVPYNKLSENESEFRVLDVDRTPSFVRGGNKFFENASDLGDSKGESILDQLKKEVGLEKKSLIDLYMELDEERSASAVAANNAMAMITKLQAEKAAVQMEALQCQRMMDEQAEYDQEALQSMSSELTKREEEIKELESELEAYRERYGCLADEDDVKEEFLEDHGNASVVCYSIHEDNGANFEQSGSCKSEETRFLGQMKGAESKEGIVKELSEITERLSALQSNGELLKHIADVLDASDGEAILLHISQNLHMLRSFVAMPSES, from the coding sequence ATGATTATACAAttgctttgtttcttcttgttcttgtttcttCTATTACAAGTCACCATGTCTAAACGTTCTTTCAAGAAATTTTTGGAACAAAAACTCGGATCTTTGCCTCAGTTCCTCATCTACAGCGTTCTCGAATGGACTCTCATCACCATCCTCTTCATCGACGGCGTTCTCTCCTTCTTATCAAACCAATACGCTAGATTTTTCGAGCTCAAGACTCCTTGTCTCCTCTGTACCAGAATAGACCACGTTCTTGTCCCTAGAGACCCTCATTTCTATTACAACGACTCAATCTGCGACTCACACAAGAAGAAAGTCTCTTCCCTTGCGTATTGCCATGTCCACAAGAAACTCTCTGAGATCAAACATATGTGTGAAGGTTGTCTTCTCTCTTTCGTCACCGAGAAGGAATCTGACTCTGATACGTATAAGTCTCTCATTGGGATCTTACATAAAGATCTTGAGCTTCTCACTGATGACGAAAGAAAGCTTCCCTTGGTGCTCAAGAAAGACGATAAATTTGTTCAGACAACAACAAACCTAATGGATTACAAGACAAGCAACAAGAACATTAGCTTGAAACAACATTGCTCTTGTTGCGGAGAGTTATTGAAGCGCAACAGTTCTTTCCTCTCTCctgctccttctcctcctcctagGGTTCCCTACAACAAGCTGTCTGAGAATGAATCCGagtttagggttttggatgtGGACAGAACACCAAGTTTTGTAAGAGGAGGTAACAAGTTCTTTGAGAATGCTTCAGACCTGGGTGATTCAAAAGgtgaatccattcttgatcagCTCAAGAAAGAGGTTGGCTTGGAAAAGAAGTCACTGATAGATTTGTATATGGAGTTAGATGAAGAGAGAAGTGCTTCAGCTGTTGCAGCCAACAACGCTATGGCTATGATTACAAAGCTACAAGCCGAAAAAGCCGCTGTTCAAATGGAGGCTTTGCAGTGCCAAAGAATGATGGATGAACAAGCAGAGTATGACCAAGAAGCTTTGCAGTCTATGAGTAGTGAATTGACAAAGAGGGAAGAGGAAATAAAGGAGCTTGAATCTGAGCTTGAGGCTTACAGAGAGCGATATGGATGTTTAGCAGATGAAGATGATGTCAAAGAAGAGTTTCTTGAAGATCACGGCAATGCCAGTGTAGTTTGTTATTCAATTCATGAGGACAATGGAGCAAACTTTGAACAAAGTGGGTCTTGTAAATCCGAAGAAACGAGATTCTTAGGACAAATGAAAGGAGCTGAAAGCAAAGAAGGTATAGTGAAGGAGCTCTCTGAGATCACAGAGAGGCTAAGTGCTCTTCAATCAAATGGTGAGCTGTTGAAACATATTGCAGATGTTTTAGATGCTAGTGATGGAGAAGCAATTCTGTTGCACATATCTCAAAATTTGCATATGCTTCGTAGTTTTGTTGCTATGCCTTCAGAATCATGA
- the LOC130503317 gene encoding germin-like protein subfamily T member 3, whose product MATFLSRVSILLALCITLFTNPALSDYLNPLQDFCVADLQATPSNTGYPCKSQVTSEDFFYSGLSTPLNTSNPKGVAVNRANLMTFPGLNTMGISMYIVALAAGVANPPHSHAGVTEAGVVVEGSVLIGFLTNNYTLYSKVAGPGDMFVIPPGLIHYEMNVGKTEARLLTVVTSELPSEVLVPHTLFLAKPAIPDFVLMKIFKTDGTTINMLRSKLTN is encoded by the coding sequence ATGGCTACTTTTCTCTCTAGAGTTTCAATCCTCCTTGCACTATGCATCACTCTCTTCACCAATCCAGCCCTCTCAGACTACCTTAACCCCTTACAAGACTTCTGCGTAGCTGATCTCCAAGCCACCCCATCCAACACTGGCTACCCATGCAAGTCACAAGTCACCTCTGAAGACTTCTTCTACTCCGGCTTAAGCACTCCACTAAACACTTCAAACCCTAAAGGTGTAGCCGTTAATAGAGCAAACCTCATGACGTTTCCAGGACTAAACACGATGGGAATCTCCATGTACATCGTTGCACTCGCTGCAGGAGTAGCTAACCCGCCTCACTCGCACGCTGGTGTGACCGAGGCAGGGGTCGTGGTCGAAGGCTCGGTCTTGATCGGGTTCTTGACGAATAACTACACGTTGTACTCAAAGGTTGCTGGACCCGGTGACATGTTTGTGATTCCTCCGGGACTCATACACTATGAGATGAACGTTGGGAAAACGGAAGCTCGTCTTTTGACTGTGGTGACTAGTGAGTTGCCTAGCGAGGTGCTTGTGCCCCACACTTTGTTTCTTGCGAAACCAGCGATTCCAGACTTTGTTTTGATGAAGATTTTCAAGACTGATGGTACCACAATCAACATGCTCAGGTCTAAGTTAACTAATTAA